The DNA region CACACACCAGGTGCCAGTTGGTCTACGCCTGGGTTTATAGGTTGCGTCTGTGTAGTTTTGCGGGTGTACTTGCAGTACTAGTGGGGCCGTAGGGCGCCAAGCCTGCTGTCTTTTTGCCAATAAAAACGAGAGATGAAGAAAACAATTAGGGTAGCACTGTTGCTGGGTTTTCTATTCGGTAGTGGTAGTATGCTAAAAGCCCAGGATGGCAGCCTGGAGGGCCAGGTGCAGGATGGCAGTACGGGCGAGCCCCTGGTGGCAGCCTCGGTGCTGCTGGAGGGGACACAGCTGGGGGCCTACACCGATGCACAGGGTCGCTTTGTACTATCGGGCATTCCGCGCGGCACCTATGCGCTACAGGTTAGCTACCTGGGCTACCAGACCTGGGTAGAGCGCCAGATCCTGATAGAGGGGGGGGTGGCACAGGTAAGTATCCGCATGGTGCCGCAGCCTACGGAGACCGACACCATCCGGATACAGGCCAACCGCTTTACCAAGACCTCGAGCAACCTGATAAGCAGCCGAAGCCTGGGCGTAGAGCAGATACGTACCAATCCGGGTGGCAACTTCGACATTAGCCGGGTGGTGCAGAACCTGCCCGGGGTGAGCGGCAGTGTGGGCTTTCGAAACGACATCCTTGTGCGCGGTGGCGCACCCAATGAGAACGTGTTTTACCTGGATGGCATTGAGATACCGAACATCAACCACTTTGCCACCCAGGGTAGTGGCGGGGGGCCGGTAGGCATTATCAACTCCATTTTTATCGAGAATGTGGATTTCCAGAGTTCGGCCTTCGATGCCCGGTTTGACAATACCCTTAGTTCGGTGCTCGACTTCCGCTTTATAGAGGGAAACCGGCAGCGCCTGCAGACCACCGCCCTGCTGAGTGCCACCGAGGCAGGCATTACCCTGGATGGCCCTGCGGGAAACAAGCTGCGCGGCATTGTGAGCGCGCGGCGCAGCTACCTGCAGTTTCTGTTCGATGCTATTGGATTACCCTTTCTGCCCGACTACTACGACTTTCAGGGCAAAATGACCTGGGATGTGGGCAATAAGACGAGTGTGAACTTCATTGGCATTGGTGCTATCGACCGCATTACCCTGGCTAAGCCCGACGAGGCCGAGTTTGACCGCCTGTACCTGCTGGATGGTTTCCCCAAGCAGAGCCAGGATACCTATACGATGGGTACCAGCATCCGGCACCTTACCCCATCGGGCTACTACACCCTGGCCCTTAGCCGAAACTGGCTGAGCAACCGTATCCGCCGAGATAACCTGATAACCGGTGTGCGGGTGCTCGACTTCGAGAGCGTAGAGGCAGAGAACAAGCTGAGGCTGAATGTGGTGAGCAAGAAGGGCGACTGGCTAATCTCCTACGGCCTGAACAGCCAGTATGGCCAGTATACCAATAGCTCCTTTATCGTAGGGGGGGCAGATGTACGCGACACCGTAGCGTACGAGAACGAGGTTGGCTTTATGCGCTATGGGGCCTATGGCAGCATCAGCCGCCGCTTTGCGGGCAGCCGCCTGCTGGCCAACCTGGGTGTGCGTACCGACCTGAATAACTATACCGACGGGGGTAATAACCCCCTGCGCACCCTAAGCCCCCGCCTGAGCCTGAGCTATAGCCTGACGGACCAGTGGCGGGTGAATGGCAGCGTAGGGGTGTACTACAAGCTGCCGAGCTATACGATCCTCGGCTTTGAGGACAATGGCGGTATGCGTGTGAACCGGGATGCAGACTATATACGCAGCCTGCACTATGTGGCAGGCCTGGAGTACCAGCCTGGCAGCAGCACCCTCTTCAGCCTGGAGGGCTTTTACAAGCAGTATGACGACTATCCGGTTAGCCTGGATGACTCCATTAGCTTGGCCAATAAGGGGGGCGACTTCGGGGTGTTTGGCGATGAGGCGGTGCGCTCCGTTGGCCGGGGCCGCAGCTACGGGGTGGAGGTATTTGCCCAGCAGCAGCTGGCCAAGCGGCTATATGGCACTGTGGCCTATACCATCTACCGCAGCGAATTTACCGGCCTGGACTCGGACGAATACATCCGTAGTAGCTGGGACAACCGGCACCTGATCTCGCTCACCGGGGGCTACCAGCTGGGCCGGAAGAAGAACTGGGAAATAGCTGTAAAATGGCGCTACCTGGGCGGTGCCCCCTATACGCCCTGGGATATAGCCGCCAGCACGGAGCAGTATCTGGTAACGGGCGAGCCGGTGCTGGATAACCGGCGGGTGAATGCGGAGCAGACGGCAGCCTTCAACCAGGTGGACCTGCGCCTGGAACGCAAATTCTTCTTCAAGAAGTGGAGCCTGATTGCTTTTATCGACCTGCAAAATATAACCAGTAGCCCAAACAGCCCGCCGCCCAATTTTACCCTGGAGCGAGACCCTGCTACGCGGCAGTACCTGAGCCCCGCACGCCCCCAGCTGGTGGAGGATGAGGGCAGTACGCTGATCCCCTCCATTGGGTTGCGGGCCAGGTTTTAGCCATAACCTGAACTGTACCCACGGGCTGGGAGCAGAACAGCCCTGAAGCAGACTGCTGGATAGCCAAAGCCTCATCTTCCGGGTGGGGCTTTGCCGCTTCTTGCCCCACTACTTGCTGCTCATAAATTCCTTGATTCGCTTTACTGCCAGTTGGTTCTCCTCGTTGTACATGGCGTTCAGTATGTCTTGCTTCTCGCGGTCGGTCAGGTGGAAGCTAAGCGCGGCCCCCTTGAAGGTGGGGGCTGGTATGTACTGCAGCTCCACCACGTCCATCGGTACGCCCATCCAGGCCTGCGTGCGCTCCAGCATCTCATCGTTCAGGAAGTCCTTGCCCTTGCTATAGCCCGTGATAGGCCCGCCAAACATGCTTGCTATTTTGTTCAGGATCGTTTTCTTCCGGTTTTCCAATACCTTTTGCTCGCGCTGCGTATCGCGTATCAGGATCATCATTATGCCGCTGGTATTGGCCTCTATCCACTCGCGAAAGCAAAACAAAAAGCGGGTGGTGGTGTTTACCCCAAAGTTGTCCAGCACACCGGCATCCAGTACGCTGATGGCGGGCCGGGTGGGTAGCTCCACATAGGGTAGCAGGGTGGGAAAGGTGGCATTCATCCGGATGGCTGTAGTGAAGCGCAGCCCGTCTGCCCCATGCGCGGCAAAAAGCCGCTGAAAGTCTACCCCCGTTATCTCATTGCGGTAGGCGTTATTAAACTGGTGAGACTTCATCAGGTACGATACCGAGTGTGGACTGATATAGAGGTGCCTACCATCGTTGCCAATGGTGGGCGAAAAGATCATGGCGGGGATGCGCGCATGGTACTCGTCATCGCGATAGTCTTTCAGCTGTAGATCTCTTAGCTGGGGTAGGTTTTCGTTCAGCTGCCCCTCAAAGGCATAGCCCCGGTCCTTCTCGTAGGCGCGCCCCCCGTATTCCCACACCAGGTTGGGGATAAACAGGTTGGTGGTCAGGTTCAAGACGATGGGGTTTAGCAGGTCCTTGCTCACCCGCTCCAGGTGTATGGGGTCATTGGGGTTTATCTGGCTGTTGCTCAGGCTCTGGCGCACCAGCTCTCGCCAGTAGGCCACGCCTATCATCCCGCCCGAGGCACCGGTTATAAGCGCGGTTTGCCTGTGCAGTTTGCCCTCCAGCTCGGCATCCAGGGTCTGCAGGGCCCGTGTTGTCCACAGGGCGCTGCGGTTTCCGCCCCCGCTCACCGCCACCAGCACCAGCTTGGGCAGGGGCTGGCCCGGCTGCCAGTTTTTAGCCTTCCAGTTTTGCAGCATCTGCACGGTGTACAGCGAGTCGGCCTGTACGTGCTCGGGTTTGGCAATCTCGCGCAGTGCCGGGTAGTTGTAGTCTACCCATTCCTTTTCATAGTTCAGGCCAAAGGCATAGTTGTCGCCCACAAAGGGCTCGAACTGATTGATAAAAAAGGCGATGCCCAGCAGGGCCAGGATGGTGGCTGGCCCCACCTTTCGAGACCAAAAGGTAACGGCCCCGATGATCATGATCAGGAAGCTGAACAACAGCATAAAGCTGGCCGCCGCCGGTATCTTGAAGTAGGGATTGTCTTGAAAGATGCCGAGCGAGATAAGCGCCAGCAGCAGCATCACTTGCAGGATCAGGGCATTTGCCTGGTTCTGGTTTAGCACCCGGATCAGGTAGCGCAGGTCGCCTTTTATGTTCTTTTGCACCCGCTCTACTTTGGTAAACTTGACAAAGAACCAGTCTACCCGTATCAGCTGGCCCAGGGTTCTACGGGCTTCGCGCACCACCAGGCTAGGGCTGCGCAGCTCTTGCACTATTTTCTCGCCAAACAGCTTGATTACGTCCTTGTTCCGCACCGAAAAATACAGCACACTCAGGGTGGTAACCAGGATGCCACCCAGTATGGCCCCCAGCAGGTTCAGCAGGATGCGGCTCAGGTCAACCTGGTCATTGTGGCTATGGAAGCTAATGTAGGAAATGGAGTAGATGAGCCAAAAAAGAAGCGGGATAAAGCTATTGTTGATACTAAAGGTCATGAAGGGCCGGCGCTCCAGCCCCAGGAAGAAAAAGCGATACCCGTCCAGGATGTAGCACGTCATCTGAAAAGCCAGGCTGAAAATGCCAAAGCTGATGCCCAGGATAAACATGCTGGCAAAGTTTACCTGGTTCATGTACTCAGGCTCCAGAAACAGATAGCCCCCCCCCAGGTTGTTCAGTATCTGCTGGGTGATGATCAGAATAACAAACACCCAGGTAAGCAGAACAAGCTTGTGGCTGCGGATCTGGGTTAGCAGCAGCTGCATGGGTAGCGAATAACGCACCGCCCGTAGTATGTTCAGTATCCGCTCTATCATGCGCGCAAAATATCAGATCGCTATGCGTACGCTATTTATGCGTTTCTCCACGAATTTACTACGAATGAGGCCATATAAGGGATGCCTTTCTTGTCTAAACGGTGCTTATTGGCTTCTTATCGGTTTTCCTTCTTGGTTTGTTAACAAAAGAGTAGATTTAGCTAGATTTTAATTCGGGGTTTGTCTGCTTTTTGCTAATATAGCATGCAAGAAAAGCGATAGAACCGCATGTCGAACACAAAGGACGGTTGGGGCTCGCGCATGGGGCTTATCCTGGCCATGGCAGGCTGGGTGGCTTTCTGCGTTTCCTGGCGCAGGCAGAGGGGCATGGCGGCGGGGCTTTCCTGATCCCCTATCTCGTTTGCCTCATATTTATGTTTATTGGGTTGCCGCTGCTGTGGGTAGCGTGGAGCATGGGTAGGTATGGCGGCCGGTTTGGCAACCACAGCACGCCCTTCATCCTGGATACCATGGGCCACGGCAAGCTGCGGAACTACTTCGGGGTATATGGCATCTTTGCCGATGTGCCTGGTACGGTGGCGGCTATACGCAGCCAGGTAGATGGCCTGCGGGTAGACATTGCCCAGAAACCTAGCTGCTACAATACCGAGGTAGGGCGCACAAAGCGCTGTTTTAGCGAGGAGGCACCCCAGCTGCCCCCTCCCCACGATTCCACTGTGGTGGTTAAGGCCATCCGCACCTCGGCCCCCGATCGGCTGGTGGGTTCGCGGGGGCCAGGAGCATGCGGTGGCAACCGGAAAATCAGAATCAATTCCATCTTCTATGCAGATATGAGTCGTTTACGCTTGCTCAGTGTTTTTGCGGATGTATGTTATATTGTGTATTTAGCACGTCTTAAACGGAAAAGGAGCTTAGTATGAGTGGAGAAGCTATTTTCATGATGGTCACTATCCAGGTCCTGGTTACTTTTATAGCAGGCAGGTTCTTCTGGATGGTGCTGAATAGCCAAGCCAAGCCTGAGCCGGATAGCTATTCGGACAACGACCCGGAATAAAGGCTGCGGGCATATACTGCTTATCAGCCCCAGCTTCCGTTGTTAGCGGGATGGCGGTGTTGGTTTGCACGGGGGGCTCTTGTGCATAGTAGAGCTTGGTAGCCCCACGCTAAGGATGGGCAATGGGGGCGTTTGCTATAGCCCCCCCGCATCGGCGCAGGGCACCATGCCTTTTGGCGGCCCGCGCCCCTACTGGTTGCCAGGGCTTTCGGTCCGGTTCATAATCTGGTTTTGCCGGTTTATGGACTGCTCGTGTATCAGTTGAAACAGCGTTTGGCCAAAGTCGGCTTCCAGGCCCAGGTCTTGCGCCAGTTCCAGGCGGCTGCGTATCATCTCATCCCAGCGCTTCAGCTGCAGGATGGTTACCTGTTGGCGTTTCTTCAGGTGGCCAATCATCCGGCTAATGTCCATCCGCTCGGCCAGTAGGTGTATCAGCTCTTGGTCTATCTGGTCTATACGCTTTCGGTACTCTTCCATTTGTACCTCATAGCTGATTTCTTCACTCTTCTCCCGTCGCACCACCAGTCTGGCCAGTATTTCCTGTAGGTCCTCGGGCCTCAGCTGCTGTGCAGCATCGCTCCAGGCCGCTTCTGGCGTGGGGTGTGTTTCGATCATTAGTCCATCCATCTGCAGGTCCAGCGCACGCTGGCACAGCTCGGGTATGCGTGCGCGGCTGCCAGCTATGTGGCTGGGGTCGCACAGCAGGGGCAGGTTGGGCATTTGGCGTTTTAGCTCAATTGGCAGGTGCCATTGTGGTTCGTTTCGATAGGGGGTTTTTCCTGTGGTGCTGAAGCCCCGATGTATGGCGCCCAGCTGGCGGATGCCCGCCCGCTCCAGCCGTTCCAAGGCACCCATCCACAGGCCCAGGTCGGGGTTGATGGGGTTTTTTACCAGCACCGGGCCTTCATGCCCGGCCAGTGCATCTGCCACCTCCTGTACGCTGAAGGGGTTTACGGTGGTACGCGCACCCAGCCACAGCAGGTCTATGCCATGCTCCAGCGCCAGGCTGGCATGCTCGGCATTGGCTATTTCTACGGCTAGCTTGAAGCCAAATTCCTGCCGCACCCGCTGTAGCCAGGGCAGGGCCTCGGCCCCCGCGCCTTCAAACTGGCCTGGCCGTGTGCGCGGCTTCCACACCCCGGCTCTAAAGTAGCTTGCCTCTGGTATATGCTTGCGCAGCAGGCGCGCGGTTTCCAGCACTTGTTCTTCGGTTTCGGCACTGCATGGGCCGGCAATGATCAGGGGGGTGGTGGCGGGGTTCAGCCAGGGCGTTTGGGGGTTCATATTCGTTCGGGTTGGAAGGGGGCCAGGTCCGAGGCGGCATACTCGCCCAGGATGTGCAGTTGCTTCACCTTGGGGCGGATCAGCTCCAGGGCAATCTGATAATGGGTGTAGCTGTCGAAGGTGAATTCGACCCAGAAGGCAAAATCGTTGGGATACTCGGCTACGGCTATGCTTGTCAGCTTGGTCAGGTTCAGCTTGTGCAGGGCAAACACCTGTAGCACATGGGCCAGGCTACCCGGCTGGTGGGCCAGCCGGAACCAAAAGGTGGCCTTATTGGGCTGTGGTACGCTCCCCTGTTTGGCCAATACCAAAAAGCGCGTGAAGTTTTGTGTATGCGCATGCACATCTGCTGCCACCACCTGTAGCCCATAGTGCTGGCCCTGCAGGCGGCCTGCCAGGGCGGCTACGCCAGGGTCTGCCAGCTCGGCCACCCTGCGTGCTGCGTCGGCTGTATCGCTGCGCTCTATGCGTGCCAGCCGGGGATACTGCGCCAGGAATGGCTCGCACTGCTGAAAGGCATAGGGGTGTGAATAGAGGGTGTGGATGCCCGCCGGTGTAGCGCC from Bacteroidota bacterium includes:
- a CDS encoding TonB-dependent receptor codes for the protein MKKTIRVALLLGFLFGSGSMLKAQDGSLEGQVQDGSTGEPLVAASVLLEGTQLGAYTDAQGRFVLSGIPRGTYALQVSYLGYQTWVERQILIEGGVAQVSIRMVPQPTETDTIRIQANRFTKTSSNLISSRSLGVEQIRTNPGGNFDISRVVQNLPGVSGSVGFRNDILVRGGAPNENVFYLDGIEIPNINHFATQGSGGGPVGIINSIFIENVDFQSSAFDARFDNTLSSVLDFRFIEGNRQRLQTTALLSATEAGITLDGPAGNKLRGIVSARRSYLQFLFDAIGLPFLPDYYDFQGKMTWDVGNKTSVNFIGIGAIDRITLAKPDEAEFDRLYLLDGFPKQSQDTYTMGTSIRHLTPSGYYTLALSRNWLSNRIRRDNLITGVRVLDFESVEAENKLRLNVVSKKGDWLISYGLNSQYGQYTNSSFIVGGADVRDTVAYENEVGFMRYGAYGSISRRFAGSRLLANLGVRTDLNNYTDGGNNPLRTLSPRLSLSYSLTDQWRVNGSVGVYYKLPSYTILGFEDNGGMRVNRDADYIRSLHYVAGLEYQPGSSTLFSLEGFYKQYDDYPVSLDDSISLANKGGDFGVFGDEAVRSVGRGRSYGVEVFAQQQLAKRLYGTVAYTIYRSEFTGLDSDEYIRSSWDNRHLISLTGGYQLGRKKNWEIAVKWRYLGGAPYTPWDIAASTEQYLVTGEPVLDNRRVNAEQTAAFNQVDLRLERKFFFKKWSLIAFIDLQNITSSPNSPPPNFTLERDPATRQYLSPARPQLVEDEGSTLIPSIGLRARF
- a CDS encoding bifunctional 3-deoxy-7-phosphoheptulonate synthase/chorismate mutase type II, which produces MNPQTPWLNPATTPLIIAGPCSAETEEQVLETARLLRKHIPEASYFRAGVWKPRTRPGQFEGAGAEALPWLQRVRQEFGFKLAVEIANAEHASLALEHGIDLLWLGARTTVNPFSVQEVADALAGHEGPVLVKNPINPDLGLWMGALERLERAGIRQLGAIHRGFSTTGKTPYRNEPQWHLPIELKRQMPNLPLLCDPSHIAGSRARIPELCQRALDLQMDGLMIETHPTPEAAWSDAAQQLRPEDLQEILARLVVRREKSEEISYEVQMEEYRKRIDQIDQELIHLLAERMDISRMIGHLKKRQQVTILQLKRWDEMIRSRLELAQDLGLEADFGQTLFQLIHEQSINRQNQIMNRTESPGNQ
- a CDS encoding prephenate dehydratase, giving the protein MKQQLAPHIALSSRADVRVALLGGEASFHHQAAMQCLGQVEPVYCDSFQAVADAVGQGTTSLAIMAVENTLVGLMLPNLHLIVQRGLHIVGEHYLQIELQLLAPAGATPAGIHTLYSHPYAFQQCEPFLAQYPRLARIERSDTADAARRVAELADPGVAALAGRLQGQHYGLQVVAADVHAHTQNFTRFLVLAKQGSVPQPNKATFWFRLAHQPGSLAHVLQVFALHKLNLTKLTSIAVAEYPNDFAFWVEFTFDSYTHYQIALELIRPKVKQLHILGEYAASDLAPFQPERI